From the Solea solea chromosome 7, fSolSol10.1, whole genome shotgun sequence genome, the window TAGTAGAGGGTGAAAAAGTCTTATCTAGAATATGTGTGCGTGTCAGATTCCAACAGACTACTGTTACCTTCAGCTCAGTCTTGCCTCTGACTTCTATTTCATAGCCTTCGTTAAGAGAGTGGAGGATCTTTACCGTGCTATTATTCACATGGATTCTATAagctgaggagagaagaggatttgactaaaaacacatgacACAATATGACCAAAACAGTGGGACACATGGTCATGTTACTCACGCAGCCCTGTGGATTCCATACGAGAGGCAGTGTTGACAGTGTCCCCAAAAAGGCAGTAGCGAGGCATAGTCAGACCCACCACACCAGCAACACACGACCCTGCAAacacattcagaaaaaaaactcaaagtCATTCTCTGATTTGACAGTGTTATGTATGATTCCCTGCCTGTATTTCATGTATTGTATACATTTGTGTTGCAGCTGTAGTGCTAGTTAAAATGGGTCAAACATCAGTAACTTCTCCTCAACCAGAGAAGAGAGTCAATGACTGGTGTTACGTCCAGGCCTCACAACATGAGTAAGGAAACTCCCTTTTCCCAACTCCCAGGAAACCGCCagcaacaaactaaacaaaccattttaagcTCTCAGGATCCAACGAGACTCTCACACATGTGTCACTcgctcaaacatgcacacacctgCAGCCCATCTCACATCTCACAACACTGACTTTGCACAGGACTCACCTGAGTGGATTCCTATTCGTATCCTGACGGGCACGTCTGGCATGTGCCGCATATGGAAGGAACCCACTGAGCTGAGGATGTTCAGGGACATGTTGGCGATCTCAGCCGCGTGCTTGTTACCGTTTCTCTTTGGCAGACCTGATGCCACCATGTAAGCGTCCCCGATGGTCTCCACCTGGACGATGTCAACACATTTACTgaattacaacatttaaatgtgaaaatggtgCATATGCCACCATGTCCAACTTCTCGCAGTACTTCAAACACATGCATAGAGGAGAAGTTTATGAGGATGAAAATAAGACTGTGTCTGCGGACCTTGTAGACATCATGGTTTCTGAGCACGGCATCAAACAGAGTGTAGAGGTCATTGAGGAGGTCGACCACTTCGATTGGGTCACTCAGGGACGAGATGGTGGTAAATCCTACAATGTCACTAAAGTAGATTGTCACCTGGTCAAAGTATTCTGGCTCCACTGTGGTGCCAGTCTTCAAAGCTTCagccacagagctgaggacaAAGAGGCACAAGGAGGGCGTGAGGTAATCAGGTTGTAAACGGCACATTTATTTCCTACTTTTACAGACTGTTTGACAATGAGTGAGCTAACTCACGGTGGAAGCATCTCAGACAGCAatttctctgtcctctgctttTCCACTTCCAgctcctctgttctctctctaaTCAGGTCCTCCAGGTTGGAGCTGTACTGCTCCAGCATCCTCAGCATGGAGTCAATAATGTTGGTCTTTTTGCCCTTGTTGATGATTTTGAActagtgaaaaataaacaacagaagtATTGCAAACAAAATGATACATATTAAGTCAGAGTTTTATTAAACTGAGCTATTTATTGCACAGCTTGGAGCAACGAGGATAGCAGTGTGTCTCTAAAATTACCCGGTCAAAGATCTCATCAAAGTTGGGTCTGCGGTCAGGCAGTTCACTCCAGCACTGCTTCATCAACTGAATACACTCCAGCGGAGCCTGGTCTGGAGCCACGGTGGGTCGGCACATTGGAGGAGGCTTCTTCACCTTGCGGATAATCTCTGGTGAGGAGATATTGGAAATGGGACACGTAAATTAACAGTCACAACAAAATATGCAGGAACTGTAACtgtagaaatgtaaaaacaatatcACAAGCAGTAAAAAAATAGCAAAGATTGTAGACTGCAGATTTAATTGGATGCTGGGTTTCGGATTTGAGCGGAGAAAGGATTATTAACCATAAACCAGATGTTTGAATGATTAAGTCTTGAGTCGTTTCAGCAAATACTAGATAAATATGGCTTGCCCTATAAGGATATTTACTGGGATTACATAATGTCATAAAACAACCACCCACACATTTTCTGATCagaacagtgagagaaaaatagtgtcaaatatataaacacacttttcAGAGAAGTCTTAAGTTATAAAAGAAAGTTACATAAAAttacaaatattcaaatatggAAGGAATTTAATTGGAAACAAAAAATAGATAgaaacacatttactgtatgctGGAGAAATTGTTAACAGATTGGAGACCATTTTGGCAGGCGATTCAAGCATAAAGTTGCACTCTGCTTCAACGGCACTTAACAAATTGTATTAATTACATTTATCCGTTATAATTAACCAGGAGTTAGCGGTGCATTTTTGATTATTGTAAGGGAATTCATGATAAATGAATTATCCTTCTTACAGAGGGAAGGACACTATCCATGTTTTCTGTAGCCTGTACACTTGCCCGTTTTGGGTTAAAGTCACAGAGTCAAACCATTCTAAATGTTGACTTAACCACTGGAcccattatattatatataattggGGGTAATATAAGAAAGAGGAAAATTCTAAATTCACATAATCTCTTTGTGTTCAACCCCCCAGCTTTCACCAATGGTGAGAGAGACCAAACATGTCTAACAGCAACacctaaaataaatatcaattcATTTTTGGATTTACGGGCTCCTGTCATTGCTTACTTTGTCAAAAAGATAAGGACGAACATTCAAAAGACCTGTAGCTCCTCCTTTGGGGTGGactcatgtaatgtaatgtaatgtaatgtgatgtaactCATAGAGTACCTTCAGGTGGCAGACCCAGCATGCAGTAGGGCGGCCCTCTGACAACCACTTCTTGGAGGATAATTGAAAAGCTGTACACATCTCCCTTGTAGGTCCCTTTACGTGAGTTTGCCACATCCCTCAGCAATTCCGGAGGTGTCCAAAACTGATCTGAGTGgagtaaaagaaataatttacCATCAGCCAATGGTAGTGAACTTTTACGACcttgtgtgtgcacacaacACTGGAAACTACCAGTAAAAAAACACTATGGTGGCATTTTTGTAGTAGTGTGTTATACATAGAATTGTTAGAATGAAGCTCCTGTTCATACCTTCAGGTGGGACCTCCTCTATCGGTGCTTTCTGAGTGTCCAGCAGCTCGTTAAAGCCATAGTCCGTTATCTTAAGGACAAAACGTCCGTCTACCACACAGTTACGAGATTTTAGTCTGCCGTGGGCGAAATCTCTGTGGTGAAGGTATTTCATTCCCTGTAAGCAAAACACATTCAACTCATaaaagggtcagaggtcaactcaggtaaaagtcacatttgaaaatgattatatTCATGTCTACCTTGATGAGGTCAAGAAGCAGGGAGGACTTGAACATCCAGTCTAATTTCACATCCTCGTTCCTCAGCAGGTCCTGCAGACTGCCACGCGAGCAGTGCTCGGTCACCACAGCAAACATGGAGCAGTCCAAGAAGAAGCCCAGGAAAGGATTGACATTCTCGTTTCTCAGGTCTTTCATCTGGGACAGCAGCACGTCGTTGGTTCAtgtgaggacaggaggagagcAGGCATGTTAAGATAACCAGAACAGCACTTAACACCACAGTGTTTAGCTTTCAGCTGTTTTATATGAAGTAGTATAAAAACTGTGTTAGATGTTTGAGAAAGCTCGTAGCGCAATTAGAGTTGAAATACAATCTCCACACAAGCAAAGAAATGCTGCTCTACCTTTGTGAAAATCTTTGTGGTGCTCTGCTTCACCTCCTTGAACTGACCCGTCTCAAATTTCTTCAGCCAAACCCAGTCACCCTGGAAGAGGAGCCACATGGTAACAGAGGGATACATGTTTATTTCATCACAAAACATATTACAGTAGTAGGATTAGTGATGTTTTCCCTTCTGATTTTGAAACGTTCCATTATGATCCCTTTGTGATTATGCACAGATCCCAAAACATAACCGTCTTCATCAGCTTGACCTACCTCATACACGGCTACATTGGTGGTTTCGTGAGTTGCTGTCTGCATGCTGTTGACAGAGTGCGAGTGGTCTGCGGATTTCTCCTCCAGAGCACTCTTAGACTCGCTCAGATCCTCCAGAGTGATTTTCTGCGGGGAAATCAAAACACCAATATTTCACTTGTGTCCTGTGAAGGTTTGACAATCATGGTTGGGGCACAATGGCACCATTTACCTTCCTGCTAAGCTGGGGGTTGATGAAAGTCAGATCCTCCAAGGTAAGCAAGATCCTATTGGGACCTTTGACCAGTTGGATTTGTTGGAGTCGCCTCCTGTTGAAGAGATTTACAAAACACAATGAAGTCAGCTTTAGGGTTTTCTAAAAGTGTCGGAAATCATCTCTTGTGGGTAAAGATAATTTATGAAAGAGAAGCTCTCAtctttaatgaataaatataagTCTGATCTTAGCATATCATAGTAGTTTTGATTTCAGTAAAGCTTTTACTTTTAGAATAATTATTTGTAATATTGCAACTGTAGTGATTGAAGGACTGCAGATGGCATGCAGAAGACATTTTAAGGACATTTCCAAAAGGCTACTTTGACACATTACCTATTGGACCTCTAGGTAATGTAATCACTTTTGTCTTTTCAACCTAGTATCGAGAATGCATTAAACATTAACTGGAATGTTGGACATTCCCTTCAatcttttcttgtgtttttacacagaaaacGTATACATCACAGCATCCAAAGTTCAAGAAACAATTTACAGGCTGTACCTGATAAAGAAACTTAAAGTGAGCCCTCCTACAGCCACAGTCAAGATGACACCCAGCACCACGATGATATAGGTGACCTCCACGCCTGAGGAAATGTGGGGTGAGAAAGAATTTAGGAAACAGGAGGAACAAGCCGCTAAACACATCCATACAAACACATAAGCACACATTCAAACCTCAACTGTCTTACCTCCGGTGCAAATGGCGTTCTTATCAAACCAGCATTTGGAATCAGATGGTGGAGGGGATCCTCCTGGAAAATTGATTGACCTTCCCGCGAAACTAAGCTTTCCAGAAACTATATCCACGTTGTATGTCTGGTACAACTGACTTCCACTGTTGTCCGTGTCCAGGATGACATAGTTGGTCTTGACTGCCCCAGCAGTGTCCACCTTGATCTTCTGGTTAAAACCATTGAAGGTTGTGTTCTTCGTGTAGTAGGCCAGGTTCGAGCCTGACAGCTGCATGCCTGCTCTCCTGACATTATGGATGGACTTAGCCAGGAGGTACAGGCTGTCATAGATGGTCCCAAATAATGGGTTTACCTGTGAGGATGAGCAGAAGTCACTGGTTGGAGCACATGTTGATAATTACTAAAAGTTAACGATCTGAAAATGTCACGTTGAGAAAAGTAAAGCAAGATATAAATGGATGTTTCAAagccagaggtggaaagtaatgaattacatttactcgcgttactgtaactgaataggttttttgtgtacttgtgctttttaaagtcattCTTAAAATGTGTAGTTTTGCTTTTGCTTCAGTACGTTTATTTTTTGGAACTACTGTACTTCgctatgttttaaatcacaagaGTAAAAACAGgtgaaggatgaggacaggtgaatgatgatatGGTAAACTTACAAAAGTATAGTATAATAAAAAGTATAATACATCTACAGTGAGCCCAGTCCTCATTTCCCTGCTGTTGTGACGTCCTAACCACTCCTACCTGCTCTGCCTGCAGGGCTACAGTCAGCTCCTCACTCCTCTTGGCTGCATTGAATGCCTCATTGAAGGACAAAGGCTCTGAGGCCATGGTGACTGTCAGCACGGCATCGTAGGCCTCCCTCAGgctgctgttgttttgcagGGGCACATAGGAGACGTTGGTGTAGGGAACGCTGTAGAGGAGCGTGTcgaagggaacaaacacatactTTCCTGAGGTCATACCCATTTTCTGTGCTTTGAGAAGGAACGCAGCCTGCTGCTCACCTCCCACCAGGATAGAGTGCATGCACATGAGTATGACTGAAACAGACAAGGAAGAGGCAGGgaatttttatttgttttatggactCAGTGGTGGTCGTGTTGTAAGATCCTCCTCAAGTGGAGTacaaaacctttatttaacctttaaaatTAAACCAGATAGAAGCCATTGAGATAAAAATCTCTTTTCCTCCTTCTCAGTTCACTGGGAGGCATGGAATTCTCAGATGATGCTTTGATGGTGTGCAGTTCTGTAAGTTGTTTGCGTCTCTAAAAATCCATAATTTAACAATATTACTTATTATTGTTGAATTGATCAGTTGTAAGTACAATATATAAACATGTTAGATTATTGCAAGAATGTGATTGTGTTGCTGTAGTCCTGAGATGGCAACAAAAAGTAACAGAATAGAACATTACActgttaaaatacacacaaataaacaatacaccGGTTACATTAACTAAAATGCCCAGTTAAAATGCATCACTGGTTTGATTTGCTTTAAGCCATTGTTTATTCAAAATGGTATACTATTCCAGTCTTCTGTACCATCTTATTTTCATCCCCTTCTTGACAACAACACAGATTTCCAAATAATGGTGCGTCCTTTGGCGCCTCACAGCCCCCTCTAGTGGTGGATCTGATGCTAATACCCCTGTTACAACCTCGAATTAAATTGTTAAGCAGAGGCATTGGCCATGTAAAACCTTGACAATAAAACGTCTCATCTTGTATTGTCTGATATCGATGAAACAGTTTACagcctgtgtgtatgtgaagcATGTATGTGAACTGTAGACTTTTTCCAACTCTGTctcattttactgttttttttacaatatttgatAACCGAATTAGTGATTTTGAGCACTTGACCaaatactatactgtatattttagaatatttataatgtttataagggcattttattgttttccagGCAGTTGCAATAATGACACTAAAACGGCTTTCTGCCCAACGATTTAaaatttgattttaatattttattagatTAATTGAGATCTTCTACTTCATATTTATCTCTCGTACGTTATCACAGCGTTGactcacctctgacctctcctgCAGCCTGGATCCTCAACAGTGTCCTCTGTACCTCTGTCTCGTTAATACCAATTGATGTAACCAGGAGAATGGGGAGACCCTTATTCATCAGCGCGGTGGCCACTCTCCCTGCAGTGTCCACCCAAATATCCTCATTAGATGAAACCACCACAGCACCGGCCCATCTGAAGTGCTTCAACACGGTGAATAACACGTCAATAGGAAACGGCACTGTCCTGACAAAGGTCGGGTGTCCCGTGGCCCGGTCCAGCTCATAGCTAAGACATCCGAAAGAGAAGAGGGCTTTGTCCCAGTTCTTGGCCAGCAGAGAAGCTGCAACACAGTATCCCGGGTTGGTGGGGCCCAAAAGCACATCCGCAAATTGGTCGTACtgaataaaggcattgagtgcTTTTGATGTCTCACATGGCTCCTGCAGGATGATGAAATCCATTTTCAGGCCCAGATCCAGGTTCAGGTCTGCGTTTATTCTGCTCACAGCGAGTCTGGCAGCCGCAGCAGGCATGGCCCTGTAGTAGACTGGGTCGCAGTTCCAAGGCCCCAAGACCCCGACTTTGAATATTAGACACCGGACACAACAAGGGAACGTCAACACTCCGAGGACGACCCATAACAGAAAGTTATAAAAGGACTGTGTGGTAAAAGTTGTTCTACTTTTACTGATAGGGACACATGCATGGCTGGACTCCCATAGCGTCCCTCTGTAATTAGGGGAAATATGGTGCATTGTCCTTCCACGATGTCCAACGTGGTGAATCTCTGTGTTCGCTTATTTCGTACTATACTGTGGCACCTGTAAATACAATAACATTGTATtgctttcacaaaaaaatggcaaaagtaaaaattaaataaaattaaaacaatcactCACCATTGTTCTAATGCCACCAGGACTTCAAGATTCTTTCCGCTTAAAAATCTCACCTAACCATCCCAACACCCTTACCTACTCAGCCCGAGGACCCACGCTGTTGCTCGGGCGAAGACACTGCCAAGTCATTGTGTTTGGATGATGGGCTGGAAATGACGGGCAGGTGTCGGGCGCTGCGTCTGTCGCGTTTGGAGACGACTTCAGCACCCTGGAGAGCTACTTACGCCCCGCAGTCAGCGCCTCTGAAGGCTGCCGTGCGTTTCCACAATCACACCGGAGCCGGGGAGATCCACCCCTGCAGCAATCATGTTTCCTGTCTGCAATCATGAGTGTCttttgaagaaaaataataaaaaatatatatattccaaAGGAGGCAAAAGGCAAATTTGGTCAACAAACAGACGCTGTTGTACCTCAAAAAGGCGTTTTTGATTCATAAACATGTATTTGTTGTAGGGGGCCAGTGTCAGCTACAGGCCCACTCAATCAAATCTCTTCAAAGTGACCTGAGGCCAAAACTAGGTGTTACTCACTAATCCATTTTCAGTGAGGTGCAATATAAGAGGATTGACAGCAGGCCTTCTAAAAGCCTTGTTATCATGCATGCTAGGGAAGCAGCAGGGCCTTTCCATTCCAGTTAATATGGTAGTATAATGTTTTACTGATATGCTTTATACACAGTGCCTCTACAATAATAAAGAGAGAGTTATTTTCTTGCCATGGAGACACCTCTGCCATATTGCACAAAGGCACCTGAACCGAGCTTTAATTGGTCTAATGGCCGCACTGCAGCAGATCCCTCAGATTAAATGAATTTGAACCCTGGCGAGGTGGGAGTCATTAAAGATAACGAAGGGTTCTCCCTCTGGGTCTCCTCTGTGTTCTGCTGTGTTTTGCCTGCGTCAGTTGtctcagctcttttttttcaaaagactCCACTGGCGAAACTGCCTGCCTGGCACTTGACTCCGAGAACAGCTGGTTGCCACAACATCAGCCCATGGATGACACAATATGGATATAACAGGACGGATGATAAGTGAAGCGTGTcagagcaggaaaacaaaaataaacagttgTCTATTAACTATTCTGGTGAGAACAATTATTTGGATCATggagatttttgtgttttttaatattgtagATCATCAAGATATACAGTGTTTACTTGACCTCTGATAAACTCTctctgtgcgtgtctgtgtgtgtgtgatgagaccAGAGACCTATTCACCCTGTCTGTCTTCCCTCttctgtccacctgtccctctctctttcgctctgagcatgtgtgtgtttatttgaaggatattaaatgtcaaaaacagTCCTGACCCCTGACTATACTATATCAACTTTCCACCAACCAATAATAGGACAGAGCTATATGGGAAATATGATATTTCATTTTATGGACACAATGCTGGAAGGTGATTCCACCTTCGTTGACCCATATCCCACATAAGCTGATGAGCCTCTTAAACGTAACACCTTGACACCACTGTCCTGCATCCAGGAATAGAGGACAGAAATGACAACTCAGCACAATCTCCACTGTTCAGCCAGTGTGCAGTGAACAcagcacattcacactcactgtTCCTGAGACAAGCTCTGGCACACACTGTGGAGGAACATGCACATTCTCCATAAGCACACATGTCAatcacttataataataatgcctCTTGAAGGTATATAAGACTTAAAAATATCATATATCCTCTATACATTACATAAGCAACCAGGAGGAAACCTGAGCATGCTCTGTGGGCAGAGAACCACACcagtgaaaaataaattgaggcaacacaacatttaaagctCTTTCTGCCTTTGCTGTGTATGTAACATATTAAATAGTTTATACAAAAGCATCGCTGAATGTTGCTTAAATCAATGTTTAaccttaaacatttaaataaacacaataaacacatgaaGATAAAATGCACTATGTTTAATAACATAAACCAATAAGCTTATTAACAACCAATTGATGGATAACAAAACAATCAATTACATATTTCAGATGACAAattaaacttcatttattattaacacaaTAGTACCAAAGTAACCAGGAGTGAGGTGAATCGTAACTGTGAAATACCATAATCGTACGACCACATTTGGGCTGTCAACTCTGGAACGCATTGCCAACCGAAATCAAATTAATATCAGACATAaaactgttttatatttatcatttgacAATTGTTTCGGGTGTAATGTAGTTTAGCTTGTAGTTGTTATGTatatgcatttatatatttatgtattatgtCATTTTAGCATGTGgttctgtgttttagtgtggttTTAACGTGTTTGATCATGTATATGTTATTATACTGTTCATGTCAAAGCCCAACTAATGACAAGAGTTAGGTATAAGCTCTATGTACAGCACAACAGTTGCATTATTTGTAAAGGAACTATGCTAACtgtattaattcattaattcattaattcattaattcattcattcattcatcattcatcattcatcattcattcatcacaggCTTTTAATAAAGTAGAATAGATTTTAAAATACCTTTGGCACAGGAAGAACCATACATCTATGCTCAGCAAGATTCGTGCAAATCTCCAATCCTTTCTGAACGTTATTTATTACAAAGCACTCTCAGGTCATTTCTGATGCTGACTGTGCTGATGCTGTTGTATTATAGCAGCCACACAGTCCTCTGGTGCCTGgccatatttatttttcacttgtgTTTAAAAGTGGGCTGATTTATTCAAATGATTTAATCaactacatacagtaaattCACAAGAGTAAATTCTCAATTTATTCCTATAGCCCCAGGAACCCCGGAAGCCCCTCATGTGTTTCCAGCATCTGTGCTTTTAAATGGTTCAATCTAAGGGAAAAATATAGGCCTTTTTCACCTTAGTGTATGTGGGAACCACAGCTTTGGAGTAGGCCTGTCACTCtggtgccatctagtggtgataGTGGTGACACAGTGATGTTATTATTGAGTAAGAAGGGAACGTGTTTGACCTCACTCACAAGGGAATAATGATCCCTGAACGCCAAAACTAATTGTTCCGCTCTACCTTTAAAAGGTAGATTAAACTGGAATGTTTGTCATCTAATCCCACCCAATCCCATGTTCACATAATATGTGCCTGACGGTTTTTCTTAAACtgcacattacacattacaacaAAACGATCCACAAAACTAAATCCACAAAAACGAGGACCCTTGTTAGACAAAGAAACTGCAAAATGCTGTAAACTTTAAAGTGAGGTTAAATCCAAACATGGCGCCAGTGTGCTGCGGCCGAAGAGAACGAAATCATGCATGAAGATTAAAAGCTTTTCATGCATTTCTGAAAAAATGGAATGTGAGTGACAGACTACTGATACAATATGATAATACATGTCCACCTCAGCTGTGTCTGGTTTGGTTTGGGTTTCAGTCAAGATACAGGATGTCCTAGTCTGCACACTGTCAACATCAAACATCTAATCTTTACAGCCTCTAAGAGtccctgactctctctctctctctgcattgtTGTTACCTCTTTTTCTGGCTCAAACACTGAGGGACAAAGGGACAAAAGCCCAGTCCTACGTaggcagaagctcattttaGTGGTTAATGTTTGGACTAAGATTTATATTGTGGTTGgattaaggttagagttaaGCATATTTTACTGGTTTTGGAAAAGgtaagggataatgctttggttagactgtccaaataaatacatgtcAAGGCCGTGCCCTCAgaaaagaatagctgtgcaaacttctgtgtgtgtgtgcaaaaataaaagcctaCAGCAATTACACCCTTTTTAAAACTGCACCCTCAGTTTGTGTGGActcttgagtgtgtgtgtgttatattgtATGGGTGTGTGCTGTGGTGCTGTCATGCTCTGATGGAGTAAACAATGGCATAGAGTGCCGATGAAGAGTGGAGGCCCCTCAGCATTGTGTGAGCAGCAATAGATATTCACTATAATTCATCACACTTGAGTTTCCGTCACTTCTCCTTCCTGAAGACTTGCTCTGTCACTCTGTT encodes:
- the gucy2f gene encoding retinal guanylyl cyclase 2 isoform X2, giving the protein MHHISPNYRGTLWESSHACVPISKSRTTFTTQSFYNFLLWVVLGVLTFPCCVRCLIFKVGVLGPWNCDPVYYRAMPAAAARLAVSRINADLNLDLGLKMDFIILQEPCETSKALNAFIQYDQFADVLLGPTNPGYCVAASLLAKNWDKALFSFGCLSYELDRATGHPTFVRTVPFPIDVLFTVLKHFRWAGAVVVSSNEDIWVDTAGRVATALMNKGLPILLVTSIGINETEVQRTLLRIQAAGEVRVILMCMHSILVGGEQQAAFLLKAQKMGMTSGKYVFVPFDTLLYSVPYTNVSYVPLQNNSSLREAYDAVLTVTMASEPLSFNEAFNAAKRSEELTVALQAEQVNPLFGTIYDSLYLLAKSIHNVRRAGMQLSGSNLAYYTKNTTFNGFNQKIKVDTAGAVKTNYVILDTDNSGSQLYQTYNVDIVSGKLSFAGRSINFPGGSPPPSDSKCWFDKNAICTGGVEVTYIIVVLGVILTVAVGGLTLSFFIRRRLQQIQLVKGPNRILLTLEDLTFINPQLSRKKITLEDLSESKSALEEKSADHSHSVNSMQTATHETTNVAVYEGDWVWLKKFETGQFKEVKQSTTKIFTKMKDLRNENVNPFLGFFLDCSMFAVVTEHCSRGSLQDLLRNEDVKLDWMFKSSLLLDLIKGMKYLHHRDFAHGRLKSRNCVVDGRFVLKITDYGFNELLDTQKAPIEEVPPEDQFWTPPELLRDVANSRKGTYKGDVYSFSIILQEVVVRGPPYCMLGLPPEEIIRKVKKPPPMCRPTVAPDQAPLECIQLMKQCWSELPDRRPNFDEIFDRFKIINKGKKTNIIDSMLRMLEQYSSNLEDLIRERTEELEVEKQRTEKLLSEMLPPSVAEALKTGTTVEPEYFDQVTIYFSDIVGFTTISSLSDPIEVVDLLNDLYTLFDAVLRNHDVYKVETIGDAYMVASGLPKRNGNKHAAEIANMSLNILSSVGSFHMRHMPDVPVRIRIGIHSGSCVAGVVGLTMPRYCLFGDTVNTASRMESTGLPYRIHVNNSTVKILHSLNEGYEIEVRGKTELKGKGIEETYWLVGKANFEKPLPKPPEIKAGVDNHGLNPEDIAAYKRKKAEKKA
- the gucy2f gene encoding retinal guanylyl cyclase 2 isoform X1; the encoded protein is MHHISPNYRGTLWESSHACVPISKSRTTFTTQSFYNFLLWVVLGVLTFPCCVRCLIFKVGVLGPWNCDPVYYRAMPAAAARLAVSRINADLNLDLGLKMDFIILQEPCETSKALNAFIQYDQFADVLLGPTNPGYCVAASLLAKNWDKALFSFGCLSYELDRATGHPTFVRTVPFPIDVLFTVLKHFRWAGAVVVSSNEDIWVDTAGRVATALMNKGLPILLVTSIGINETEVQRTLLRIQAAGEVRVILMCMHSILVGGEQQAAFLLKAQKMGMTSGKYVFVPFDTLLYSVPYTNVSYVPLQNNSSLREAYDAVLTVTMASEPLSFNEAFNAAKRSEELTVALQAEQVNPLFGTIYDSLYLLAKSIHNVRRAGMQLSGSNLAYYTKNTTFNGFNQKIKVDTAGAVKTNYVILDTDNSGSQLYQTYNVDIVSGKLSFAGRSINFPGGSPPPSDSKCWFDKNAICTGGVEVTYIIVVLGVILTVAVGGLTLSFFIRRRLQQIQLVKGPNRILLTLEDLTFINPQLSRKKITLEDLSESKSALEEKSADHSHSVNSMQTATHETTNVAVYEGDWVWLKKFETGQFKEVKQSTTKIFTKMKDLRNENVNPFLGFFLDCSMFAVVTEHCSRGSLQDLLRNEDVKLDWMFKSSLLLDLIKGMKYLHHRDFAHGRLKSRNCVVDGRFVLKITDYGFNELLDTQKAPIEEVPPEDQFWTPPELLRDVANSRKGTYKGDVYSFSIILQEVVVRGPPYCMLGLPPEEIIRKVKKPPPMCRPTVAPDQAPLECIQLMKQCWSELPDRRPNFDEIFDRFKIINKGKKTNIIDSMLRMLEQYSSNLEDLIRERTEELEVEKQRTEKLLSEMLPPSVAEALKTGTTVEPEYFDQVTIYFSDIVGFTTISSLSDPIEVVDLLNDLYTLFDAVLRNHDVYKVETIGDAYMVASGLPKRNGNKHAAEIANMSLNILSSVGSFHMRHMPDVPVRIRIGIHSGSCVAGVVGLTMPRYCLFGDTVNTASRMESTGLPYRIHVNNSTVKILHSLNEGYEIEVRGKTELKGKGIEETYWLVGKANFEKPLPKPPEIKAGANWQEMVTEEIKTLFRKANRQVDKKL